A window of the Calditrichia bacterium genome harbors these coding sequences:
- a CDS encoding SDR family oxidoreductase yields MKNWHLENRKAIVTGGTKGIGRAIAEELARLGAEVLIVARDEETLGETIDNWQNNGLDVDGVVADVSDAEDRETIINVARESWGKLDILVNNVGTNIRKSALNYSEQEIQHIFQTNLFSALSISQLAHPLLKSGENSSIVNVGSVAGLLHIRSGVIYGMTKAAMTQMTKNLAVEWAKDNIRVNCIAPWYIRTPLAEQVLQNELYHNAVVRRTPMGRIGEPEEIAGLAAFLCMPLSSYITGQCIAVDGGFTINGF; encoded by the coding sequence ATGAAAAACTGGCACTTGGAAAACAGGAAAGCGATCGTCACCGGCGGCACAAAAGGCATCGGGCGGGCGATTGCAGAAGAACTGGCGCGACTCGGTGCGGAGGTGCTCATCGTCGCCCGCGATGAGGAAACACTCGGTGAAACCATCGATAACTGGCAAAATAACGGGTTGGATGTCGATGGCGTTGTTGCCGATGTCAGCGATGCAGAAGATCGCGAAACGATCATCAACGTTGCGCGGGAATCGTGGGGAAAACTGGATATTCTGGTGAACAACGTTGGCACGAACATTCGCAAATCCGCGCTAAATTACAGCGAACAGGAAATTCAGCATATTTTCCAAACCAACCTGTTTTCGGCGTTGAGCATCAGCCAACTGGCGCATCCGCTGCTCAAATCCGGCGAAAACAGCAGCATCGTGAATGTGGGTTCTGTGGCGGGTTTGTTGCACATCCGTTCCGGCGTTATCTACGGAATGACCAAAGCAGCGATGACCCAGATGACCAAAAATCTGGCGGTGGAATGGGCGAAAGATAACATCCGGGTGAACTGCATTGCGCCGTGGTATATTCGCACACCGTTGGCGGAGCAGGTGCTGCAAAACGAGCTGTATCACAACGCGGTGGTGCGCCGTACGCCAATGGGAAGGATCGGCGAGCCGGAAGAAATCGCGGGACTTGCGGCATTTCTGTGCATGCCGCTGTCGTCTTATATCACCGGTCAGTGCATTGCGGTGGACGGCGGATTTACGATAAATGGTTTCTGA
- the hxpB gene encoding hexitol phosphatase HxpB, translating into MIEAVIFDMDGLMIDSEPFWRESEPVVLNKVGVPMTANDAFETTGLRIDEVVKYWHRKHPWDLQKHSIAALSDAIVDEVIARVSRFGKPLPGLQQIIDFFRDKHLPLALASSSPERLIVAILEKLELRNDFPVIHSAEHEAYGKPHPAVFLYTANLLNVTPEHCLVLEDSLNGVIAAKAAKMRCIAVPEAHFQKDIRFSIADMQLPSLEAFNETIWQRLNKG; encoded by the coding sequence ATGATCGAAGCAGTTATTTTTGACATGGATGGATTGATGATCGATTCCGAGCCGTTCTGGCGGGAATCGGAACCGGTGGTGCTCAACAAAGTTGGCGTGCCGATGACCGCAAACGATGCGTTCGAAACCACTGGTTTACGCATTGACGAAGTGGTTAAATATTGGCATCGCAAACACCCTTGGGATTTGCAGAAACATTCCATCGCAGCGTTGAGCGATGCGATTGTTGACGAAGTAATCGCCAGGGTCAGCCGATTCGGCAAACCCTTGCCGGGGCTTCAGCAAATCATTGATTTTTTTAGAGATAAACACCTGCCGCTGGCGCTGGCGTCGTCGTCACCGGAGCGATTGATTGTCGCCATTCTGGAAAAATTGGAGCTGCGAAACGATTTCCCGGTGATTCATTCCGCCGAGCACGAAGCCTATGGTAAACCGCATCCCGCCGTGTTTTTGTACACCGCAAATTTGCTGAACGTGACGCCGGAACACTGCCTCGTTTTGGAGGATTCGCTCAACGGGGTCATCGCTGCAAAAGCAGCGAAAATGCGCTGCATCGCTGTGCCGGAAGCACATTTTCAAAAAGATATTCGCTTTTCAATTGCGGACATGCAATTGCCGTCGCTGGAAGCATTCAACGAAACCATTTGGCAACGATTAAACAAGGGTTAA